Within Sorghum bicolor cultivar BTx623 chromosome 2, Sorghum_bicolor_NCBIv3, whole genome shotgun sequence, the genomic segment CAACATAACTGAGCCACCTCTCCACAATGGCTTTAAGTGTTGCTCACACTAGTGTGCATGTGTGACTAATTACTAGTATATCTCACATCAAACACGTATTGAATTGCGGCACatgaataaagtattaaatataaataaaaaataactatttgcacgagacgaatattttaagtttAGTTAGTCGATAATTAAACATTTTTtaccaaatataaatgaaagtgctacagtatccaaatTTAAAAGATTTTGGATCTATACACACCCCTACTACTATCGGCTTATCGctctctctccttttttttttacaaaactttGGAGATAATTGGAGCTGACCTCGGGATTCACCTCCATTctccgaggccttgtttagttcactctgaaaaccaaaaacttttcaagattccccatcacatcgaatcttgtggcacatacatgaaatattaaatatagacgaaaacaaaaactaattacacagtttagctggaaatcacgagacaaatcttttgatcctagttagtacatgattggataatatttgtcacaaacaaacgaaagtgctacggttccgaaaagtgaaacaaGGCCCGAGTTGTAAAGCTGTAACCGTTGCAGACATCCCACGCTAGACGCTACTGCCGCTGCCACAGTATCGCTTGATCGTAGGGCCCACCTGTCAGCTACAGGTGGCACGGCCGGGATCCAGCTCGTCGTCTCCTTGCCACCGACGGCGACCGCCCCCAACTCCTCTCCTCCCCCTCCGCCTTCACTGAGGTCACCTTAGATGCGGGTTTCCTTCTCCTCGTAAACCATAATCTCACCACGCCTCGCGCCCAATCGGACGCAAATACTCCTGGTCCAATCCCCTCGAGCGGAGCAGATTTGGATCCGGCTCGGCGAGATGGATCCCGAGGACACCACCCCGCCGGTGCCGAGCCAAGGGGATGCGGAGACAACTCCGCCGCCAGTGCTGGAAGTGGCGGCGGGGGAGGGCAGCCTGGCTAGCGGGGGCGAGGAGGCGGAGCGGGCCCACGAGGAGAAAGAGGAGCTCGCGCGGGAGGTCATGGAGCTCGGCCTCCAGAACGAGTACCTCAGGTCCCAGATTACCAGCGCCCAGCCGGTGGGTGACGCGGACGAGAGACTCGAACTCGTTAGGGGCTTGAAGGAGCAGGTGGAGAGGCTGAACAGGGAGGCGCAGGAGCAGCGGCTGACGCGGGAGGCCACGGAGAAGGCCCTGGAGCACGTCAACGTGGCCTACGCCGAGgccgacggcaaggtgcagGAGCTCACCGCCAAGCTCGCACAAGGTTAGCCGCCACTGCTCCTGAGCCTCTGAAGATGAAATTTGTAATCGGGCACCGACCACTGGTGAAGTTGGAACGATTCTCAGTACTTTTGCAATTTGCTAAGCTTATTGCTTTGTTTGTCCCTACTTTCCTTATTACTAGTTTGCCACATTGTGAGTAAGAACCTGTCCTTGCATGTTGTCAGCGAAAAGCCAAAAACCCAACCAACAACCGAAATGTTCCCTGCATTTATCAGCAAGGGCGCAGCTTCAATACGTGTTAGTTAAAGACGTGTCTTCCTAACAATTTGAATCATCCATCATGATTGTAGACAGTGGATTTGCTGTTGAACTTGTCTGTCATTCCGTAATATTGGAACAACTTTTCTTCCTAATGTATGCCTGGGATTATGAAGTACAAGCTGTTAAAATATCCACACCAATCACAATGGCTAGGGGATTGTTGGTTTTAGGAAATTGTATTTATTATAGGAGCGGATCCATTAAGAACTGATGGGCATGAGGTTTCTCAGATCAAAATACACTAATAGTTGTTCACGACAAAAGTAACAATGAAGCGAAGACCCCGATGGGGATGTCTCTATTGGCAGAAAGACACAGGTCAACAAAGGGTTAATATGAAAGTTGAGAAATCTTATTTACCTGGGATCGCCGGATCATTTTTACAGATGATGTTGGCTGTAGTATATTTAGTAACATAGTCAGGTTAGCTCAATCCGGTCTCTACTGTCTTTTTTTGATCGGCGGTCTCTACTGTCTTGGAGATTTCAGTAATGAAGGAGGACAAATATAAATACTCCCTGTGCTATATTTTCCTCTGGCCGTCTGCTCCTCTTGCTATACTTAGAAATTGGTTGTCAGTAGAGTGGGCATACACCATGTACCATACCATACCATACTAGAAACATCTATACTAGATTGAACTGTGACCACAGGGCTTATTTGTTCTTATAAAATTAAGGTTCCTGGTTTTTGTAACTGCCTATAAAAACTCAGTGCCTACCCCAACTTGCTTCAACTTCTTGTTGTTATGGAAACTCAGTAAATTCTCAAATGTTTAAAAAGGTGCTCCGGATGTCTCAATGGGCCTGCTTGGCTTCCATTTTTTACAGCCATTTCGGCTGCAGCTGCAATCTAGTTAGCTTATGGCACTATAGATGTTTTGTTTGGCTCCTGCAGCTGCAGCACAGCCACGGAGCCACATTCATCTCTTCCGATCACATCTAATATTTGTTGGATGTAATAGCATATAGGATCATTTTTGTTGTTGGCAATGACTTGAAGTAGCTAATTAGGGTTTTATAAAAGTTACTTTTACTTTTGTAGGCTAGAATACAAACAATTTTGATCTTTAATATCTACCATGATTACAATGACTGCAATGACATAATAGATTAAGGATTAAGCTTCTGTGATATGACTCATGGACTATGAATGTATTGttataattttgagccaatcacatgctaatgtgtgtgtgtgtgatagAGAAGAGGGAGACCTCTGGGCATCAATGTTGACCTGTAATGTCTgccatgataataatgactgcAATTGTATAATGGATTAAGGATTAAGCTTCTGTGCTACGACTCATGGACTATGTATGTATTGTTATAATTTTGACCCAACCACATGCTAATGTGTGTGATAGAGAAGAGGGAGCCCTCTGGGCATATGCAAGGAAAAGATGGTCATGTTCTGTAGTTCTTTTTCATTACAACTCTTCATCATGTTGGTTATTTGCTAAAAGGGTTTAAAACTGAAAAAATTGTAATTGTGAGGCGACTTTGAATAAATTGTCACTTTCCAGTTGTGATGTGCTTCATTCCACCTAGATCTGCCAACGGATAAGTGGTACAATGCATTAACTACTAAAGTGACATTTAGATCTTCAATAGGATAAACCTTTGTTTAGGCTCCGattacacttaattttctgaaTTTTACTCTGGAACTGTTGTATCTTAGCTTGATCAGAGTACACCTTGCTATATCATTATAATCTGTAATACAACCTAGTACTTGCtgctactttttttttgtttcagaaTCTAATTCATCATTAGTTCCATGCATGTAGCTGaacaaaaaatggaaaaggaactaaaAGAACGTGACGACAAATATGTTGAGCTGGATACCAAGTTTCAGAGGCTTCACAAGCGTGCAAAACAACGTATACAAGATATACAAAAGGTAACAAGTAACCAATTTTTTATCTGCCTTATCTTCACATTAGCTTGAAAAAAATAGTACATCTTTTACTCCACTGCTTCAGCCTCTCCCTAAATATGGAAGTTTTCAGCCATCCTATGTGCACACTAGCTTGAGAATAAACTAGTGCAATTTGATTCAACGATTGTTGTGGTGTAATCGACTCTTTGCTGCCTGTTTCTCATGTTTCATGAATGTCAAATAGTATTGTTGTCATCATATACGGAATTATTGAAACAAGACGTTGATCTTTAGTGTTTTTCCCTACACATTTACAGGAAAAAGATGacctggaagctcggtttaatGAAGTTAATCAGAAGGCTGAGCAGGCTGCTTCTCTGCAGTTAGCAGCACAGCAGGATCTGGAACGTGCTCGTCAGCAGGCTAGTGAGGCCTTAAGGTCAATGGATGCTGAAAGGCAGCAGTTGCGGACAGTTAACAGCAAGTGAGTGACTTTATTGATCTCATTGTACAATGTATGTGTCATCTTTAACATTGTGCAAATATAGCACTAGCCCTTTTGTTTCTCTTCTTGCTTGGGGTGGGTGAAACTGAGTGGTATAGTTATATGAAACCTGACTATGTTGAACTGCAGCTCCTCCATTATAGTTATAACCCTATATCTCATCTCATCTCTCAACATCATGCAATAGCACTAGGTTTTCATTTATCTCCTTTCTTGGGGTTGGTGGAAATGTTTAGTTATATGAATCCTGACTACGTTTAACTGCAGCTCCTCCAATAGTTATAATCCTATATTTATATCTGTAGACCAGCTTCTCCATTACTGATGCAAATAACATCTTCAGTCCTTTCCTGAAGATTTCCACAAATGACATGTTTATTTTCACATAATATACATCTTAAAATGAATGTGAACCATGTGTAGGTTGAGGGCTAACCTCGATGAGACACGTCTTGCCTTGGAGGCCAGAAACAATTCTCTTGAGAAACTGCAACAATCAGTGCTTGAGAAAGAgcaggtatgtaaatgtaatgtTTCTTGCCAATTTTTTGTTTGGTGATCTTTAATAGTAGAAATGCATGGCCTAAAATTAGATATTAAGGTGTTGCAGGGCACATGGTTGAATTCTAAAAGTTCTTTTATAGCTTCAGGCGAGTGCCAAGATCTTCTATCTGGTTCTTATATGGAAGGAGGAATGGGACATAGTTCCAGCCAGCTAGTATTAGGATGACATTGACTGGGTGAATGCAGTTACTTATTTCTAAGATGTTGGTTTAGGTATCTACATATCCATCTATCTCTGAGCTGAAATAAGCAAGTAAAATTTTAAAGATTCCTGCTCATTTCAACAGTCCAATATATAGTTGCTTGCTTTTTTTTCCCCTCAAACATACCCATAAGCTGCATGCCATtgcattatagaaaaaataataataatgctAGGCTAGTTCAACTGCCTGCCACCACACATATGACACACACGGACTTAGAACAAGCGCACCACAAGTAACAGCCTGCCAGGCTGGAAACTATATAGAGAACCCCAACATATGTGTTGCTTGTATGACAGGATGTTGATGTATTTGGTCAGAACTAGCAATTATCTGTTCTGAGCTAAACTGGCATTATAGGGTCAAATCTACAGAACTGTAAATATAATAGCATTCTCTTATTTAGTTTATGTGACATGGACACAAGTGACTGATGTGATATTTGTAAAGTTGCTAGAGAAAGTTCAAGGATCCCTTCAATCTGCTGAAGATAAGAGGATGGCAATAGTTTCAGAGTTCACTGCTAAGCATCAGAAGGTAAGAGAAAAGTCCAGGAATGAAATTTGGGGAGCATGATTTCACAAAAAGCATTAAGGTTATCTAACTTCGCTTCTTTTTTGTCCTCAGCAAATAGAAAGCTTGCAGGCGCAGCTAGCTGAAGTTTCTGCAGAAAGGATGAAGGCATCTGAAACCATACAGTCTCTACAGGTAACTCCAGTGTATAGCATCATAATATTATCATGAAAACTATAATTTCCAGGTAGTATTTAGCTGTGTTAGTCTATTAGGTTAATGCTTTTAAACCTTATTACCATTTTCTGCTGTGTTTTACTGATAGCAAAGTAGTGACTAGTCACTAGTAACTGAACAAGACTAGTATGCTGGGGAAAAAATGGTGAATTAGAGTAAGCAATCATATTTACCTTCAATATTTGCATataattatacttttgcaggcgGTATTAACAGAGAAAGATTCAGAAATAGCTGAAATCGAAGCAGCATCAACAGGTGAAGCTGCCCGGCTTAGAGCTGCTTTGGAGGAGGTTAAAGGGGAGCTCGCTCATCTAAAGGATGAACATGTATGTTTCTCTATTCTGTACTGAAACATGCCATTGCTGTACAAAGTTGAGCATACCTTGTCATAGATGCCAAATTCAAACTTGCGGACATATGAGCAGCTCTAGCTCTAAACTTCTAACGCTGATTAGTTTTATATAAACTATGAACTATGATAATCTGAAATTGATGAGATTAGTGCGTGCTGAGGATGGCATAATCACACAAGAAATGCTGAATAAAGTGATCTTTTGTGACTTAGAAACCCTGCCTATTATTTGAAGGGGACATGATGTATGGACATTTTTAGTAGATGACGGTAGCCTTATGTTTAAAAAGATTGAAACAGCTTGTAGACCTGACTTTAATTTAATTTAGTCTTGCTTCTGTTTGGTCAGAAGATCATTTATGATGTATGTAGGAACTAAGTAGAATTTGTCTAACTTCTACAATTACTCAGGAAAAGGAAAGGCAAAGCTGGGAGGCTACTTGTGAATCTCTCAGGTCAAAGCTGGAAGCATCAGAAAATGCATGCCTTAGATCTGAAAAAGAATCCGCCAAAGTTAAAAGTAAGTCTTTCAATACTTACTATTTTGATTTTAGTGCAAAATGGTTAAATCTATAAACCTGTTTGGATATTCTGCAGGTCAATTGGAATTAGAGCTGTCAGCACGAAATCAATTGTTACAAACCAAAGATTCTGATCTAATGGCTGCAAAACATGAGGTATATTTGTATGATGAGCTAAAGCTTAGTGAATATGAAGCAAAGTGAACTTGCCCTGATATTTTATGGCAAGTTTGGCATGACTCATATATGTCTAGGTCCTGCACAGCTGGAAGAGTTCATGTTGTTCATTCCTTAGTACCACTTCTTAAAGTTTTGTTCCTTGCTTGTTGTACACAATATCAATTAAAAGATAGGAAAACCATCTTCCGTTCTTGTATTGTAGTCTGTCTCCAGTGTATAAGTTGTATTGGGCGTTGAAGCTGCACATTTATTCTATTACGCTACAGTCATGTATTAATGTTTGTCATAATGGCATGTTTTTAGTCAAGTGACAGAAAACAATGCTATGTCATGCATATCTTTGCATCATTGCATGCACATTTGGTTTTCTGGAGATTAACACCATGATCTTCTGTGTGGAGGATTGGCAATTGGCATAGGGGACTCTAGAGTACAGAGGCTGGATGAAATAATAGATGGCTTCTCCTTAACAGCAGCGAAACTTTATTAACATTTGGAGTTAGAGAAGGGGACACTAGAGTACATAATAGATGGCTTCTCCAGTTCTCCTTAACAGCAGTGAAACTTTATTAACATTTGGAGTTAGAGAACTCACTTGTGAGAGACCTGGCTTGGCACACAGATGCTTATTTTTAAGCCTGAAAAGTTCTTTCAAATGGGTTTGAATCAGTTCATGGGGGAGGCCTAATGCAGTAATGCTAAGGACAAGTTTTCATTGACATTTTCAAATATAAATAGGGCATGTGCTGCAGCTGATAGTtgtataaaaaattaaaaaggaCTTCAAATTAAGCCTTTTGGTCTTTGCAGATTAGTCGACTGGAAAGTGAATTTTCTGCATACAAGGTCCGGGCACATGCACTTCTGCAAAAGAAGGATGCTGAGCTTACTGCAGCTAAAAGTTCAGATTTGATTAAAGAACATGAAGAGGCCATAAGGGTAATGCCATTTTTTTATCTAGTCTGATGTAACCAAAGTTTTTGACTGATTTGATC encodes:
- the LOC8077277 gene encoding protein GRIP isoform X1, producing MDPEDTTPPVPSQGDAETTPPPVLEVAAGEGSLASGGEEAERAHEEKEELAREVMELGLQNEYLRSQITSAQPVGDADERLELVRGLKEQVERLNREAQEQRLTREATEKALEHVNVAYAEADGKVQELTAKLAQAEQKMEKELKERDDKYVELDTKFQRLHKRAKQRIQDIQKEKDDLEARFNEVNQKAEQAASLQLAAQQDLERARQQASEALRSMDAERQQLRTVNSKLRANLDETRLALEARNNSLEKLQQSVLEKEQLLEKVQGSLQSAEDKRMAIVSEFTAKHQKQIESLQAQLAEVSAERMKASETIQSLQAVLTEKDSEIAEIEAASTGEAARLRAALEEVKGELAHLKDEHEKERQSWEATCESLRSKLEASENACLRSEKESAKVKSQLELELSARNQLLQTKDSDLMAAKHEISRLESEFSAYKVRAHALLQKKDAELTAAKSSDLIKEHEEAIREAEKEVAAALAERDKAIDDLQKAESRHGDEVEARDMALADAEKKLKDVMKKLDSVTSNFISEKESWEKNLSNVEESWRLKCESLKAQSNGHVDDELQKNLGELTLKYEKLKEEHQSFRDIADRMIEDKEREIAKLLKENRDLHQSLDARPAVSNNDYQSQGPVKETMSVELAEQQILLLARQQAQREEELAQSQRHILALQQEIEELERENRLHDQQEAMLKTELRNMERSQKREGIDMTYLKNVILKLLETGEVGALLPVVGTLLQFSPDELKKCQQGVLSSVASSQAAAVSDGTTTPNSFFARFSF
- the LOC8077277 gene encoding protein GRIP isoform X2: MDPEDTTPPVPSQGDAETTPPPVLEVAAGEGSLASGGEEAERAHEEKEELAREVMELGLQNEYLRSQITSAQPVGDADERLELVRGLKEQVERLNREAQEQRLTREATEKALEHVNVAYAEADGKVQELTAKLAQAEQKMEKELKERDDKYVELDTKFQRLHKRAKQRIQDIQKEKDDLEARFNEVNQKAEQAASLQLAAQQDLERARQQASEALRSMDAERQQLRTVNSKLRANLDETRLALEARNNSLEKLQQSVLEKEQLLEKVQGSLQSAEDKRMAIVSEFTAKHQKQIESLQAQLAEVSAERMKASETIQSLQAVLTEKDSEIAEIEAASTGEAARLRAALEEVKGELAHLKDEHEKERQSWEATCESLRSKLEASENACLRSEKESAKVKSQLELELSARNQLLQTKDSDLMAAKHEISRLESEFSAYKVRAHALLQKKDAELTAAKSSDLIKEHEEAIREAEKEVAAALAERDKAIDDLQKAESRHGDEVEARDMALADAEKKLKDVMKKLDSVTSNFISEKESWEKNLSNVEESWRLKCESLKAQSNGHVDDELQKNLGELTLKYEKLKEEHQSFRDIADRMIEDKEREIAKLLKENRDLHQSLDARPAVSNNDYQSQGPVKETMSVELAEQQILLLAWQQVKIFSYLFK
- the LOC8077277 gene encoding protein GRIP isoform X3, encoding MHVAEQKMEKELKERDDKYVELDTKFQRLHKRAKQRIQDIQKEKDDLEARFNEVNQKAEQAASLQLAAQQDLERARQQASEALRSMDAERQQLRTVNSKLRANLDETRLALEARNNSLEKLQQSVLEKEQLLEKVQGSLQSAEDKRMAIVSEFTAKHQKQIESLQAQLAEVSAERMKASETIQSLQAVLTEKDSEIAEIEAASTGEAARLRAALEEVKGELAHLKDEHEKERQSWEATCESLRSKLEASENACLRSEKESAKVKSQLELELSARNQLLQTKDSDLMAAKHEISRLESEFSAYKVRAHALLQKKDAELTAAKSSDLIKEHEEAIREAEKEVAAALAERDKAIDDLQKAESRHGDEVEARDMALADAEKKLKDVMKKLDSVTSNFISEKESWEKNLSNVEESWRLKCESLKAQSNGHVDDELQKNLGELTLKYEKLKEEHQSFRDIADRMIEDKEREIAKLLKENRDLHQSLDARPAVSNNDYQSQGPVKETMSVELAEQQILLLARQQAQREEELAQSQRHILALQQEIEELERENRLHDQQEAMLKTELRNMERSQKREGIDMTYLKNVILKLLETGEVGALLPVVGTLLQFSPDELKKCQQGVLSSVASSQAAAVSDGTTTPNSFFARFSF